Genomic DNA from Cloeon dipterum chromosome 3, ieCloDipt1.1, whole genome shotgun sequence:
TTTTCCATCTGCCAGAGCCtcgcaagaaattattttttgtcctttATCCTGAGAATTTGAAACGAGAAATAGTTATTCACTTTTGTTAGAAAAGAAAAGTAAAGACTGACAGGTGTCATGTATGTGGGGAAGGGGCAAACGGCAAATTAGTTGTGATAACCGATGATAAGAAAACCCTTGGAGTATGGAAACTTTGTTTATAAAGAAACATCACAAATTCTTACTACATGAACAGCTAGACgatttaatggaaattttgagaaGCCTTGCTGATTTGGGAAGAAAATAAGACCTACACAGttctcttattttaatttcaaatagttttcttgcgataaataaaataatttaagagacAAAAagaactaatttaatttgtgctgttaattttcattataattttaaatcaaaacgcTAAATTTCGTGTCAAAAGGATCACTCTGGCTGATGGCGAATTGAAGAAGTTCCTCACCGAGGCCGCCAGCTTGGACAGCACAGGTCGTGGAGAGCTGCTCTCGAAGTCGGAAGCCATTGCCGACATCCACAAGAAACTAGCCCTCGACGGCCAGAGCAGGGCCCCTGACGCCAACCAGCCCACGGACTTCCACTTTGTGGCTTTGGTGCACTCTGATGGTGGACTCTATGAACTTGGTACTGTTCTCTGAATCgcataattttagaaaaatatataatttaaatttccgttTCAGATGGTCGCAAGTCCTTCCCCATCAACCATGGAGAGACCACCCCAGAAACTTTCCTTGAGGTGAGTTTTCCTCAGGATTCAAAAATGAAGCACAATAAAATTGCCTATTCTATTTATCTAGATGACAGATATTTTAAGAAGGTTTTGCTAAATTCCATGACAATCTACTGAGAAATTGCTGGTCAATAGCTCATTGGGAAACAAATTGTTGCTGAGTGGattgcgaaatttattttaatttaatttctgcgcACGGAAAAGACTTTAAGATAAttgtttaatataattttaatgcgaTCGAGACGTAAAAGTAGTTTTAACTCCCTGTTTAGCTCCTTCAAATTGGAACatgcagtaataaaaaatctagatcTCTTTAAAAATCCGTTGACATctaagaataaataatgttgatttataaaatttttctccacggaaaattataattaatatatcagtttaaaatattctgaagatatttttttagcttattTTAAACTAGGAGGGCTACactttttcttacaattattttttacattttttccttaatttatttgtatcgAAACAATATACAAGGTTAaccaatttttctatttctaaaaatacaaCTGGCAGTTCTGGGAAGttgcgagaaaaaatacaagcagtttttattcaattttccgcAGAGCTTTTTACTAATGAATATTggattgataaaatatttaactttgttTCTTAGGATGCAGCTGCGGTTTGCCGCAAGTTCATGGAGCGCGAACCAGAGAACCTCAACTTCACGATTGTTGCTCTGGCCGCCAACAATTAAACCAAGCCCCAAATGATCTGCTTTGATGCCAGCTTTGtgaaattgtcaattttgaGTCATTTAATAATCATAAGCAAACTGGAGACAAAtcatattatgaaaattacccgtttattttttgaaaattcgaaaGTAGTGGTCCACTTGCTAATCATATCCAGGGAATAAAATTCCCAttgaaaatcagaccaaaGCGAGGCACAGTATTATTGTGTGATTTTCGTGCCTGAAACCGATAAAATGTTCGGcattttttgttgtatttGTTTTCGCATAGATGTGgtgctttttgcaaaataaaatcgctcCAAATTCGaatgcattgaaattaaactcCTGCTgtttgaatcaaaatcaacaaacaTTTTGTCATTCGGGGGGAAAAGGACCGATCACAAAAGACGTGCATTAATTTGATGAATCCGCGATGACATGAATGAATCGGAAAAGCACCGGTGACGCAATGACGATGACGTCACTGGTCTTTTTCACACACTGAAAGTCACAAAGGCCCCTTTGTTCATCGTGTTGTGCAACGTGACCGCAAGGGGCGCACCACCCCTCGCGAGTGGAGGGCAGAGCTGCACTGCACACCAGGCCAACGAGTGCGGCGCAGTCCAAGTGCACCGATGGCCCCGCACACAGGTCTCCTTTAGCGTCGATTCAGCTCCAAGCAGGCGAAGGTCAGTCTTAATGCCGAATTTTCGCTTTGActtgaacttgatttttaattaggatTGTAATTAGTAGACGTACTCCCTGAtgtcgtttatttatttacgcgGTTTATTGGCTGGCGCGTTGCCATGGCGCTCGTAATGTTATTAACTCGGACCCCTCGGCTTTCAGTGGACAGCAGCTGCTtcctttttttgtatttttttccgaCGGTTGATCAAGAGGAATTGATTTTGCTTCACATGCTTATATAGAAGTGATTCAATTTCCATCTCGAAATTATTGGATTTATTACCCCAGGAATGGTGGTGCGTGCATGACAGGACTCTGCACTATGTTCAATTTGTTCTgagaatttcataaaaattatcaaatgcTCCATTTTCAGTTTCGATCTGGCCTTGACGCGTAATGATATGAAagactttatttttctttgcttaaattaacaataagcTCACACTTTCTTatgaaaggttttttttaaatgcggaaCTCGT
This window encodes:
- the Uch gene encoding ubiquitin carboxyl-terminal hydrolase isozyme L3, with protein sequence MAKWVPLESNPEVMNKYLDSLGVPSQWRMLDVYGLDADALATVPRPVLALLLLFPINDKYEEFSKQQDEEIKSKGQTVSDKVVYIKQFISNSCGTVALIHSIANNTDKITLADGELKKFLTEAASLDSTGRGELLSKSEAIADIHKKLALDGQSRAPDANQPTDFHFVALVHSDGGLYELDGRKSFPINHGETTPETFLEDAAAVCRKFMEREPENLNFTIVALAANN